One Cryptosporidium parvum Iowa II chromosome 5, whole genome shotgun sequence DNA segment encodes these proteins:
- a CDS encoding iwsip-like protein, producing the protein MVETNEFDSGISNNRTNRIGESIIDLELVTSEQFNSNTFPEKEQETKNLHEVKRKKRKIKKHFTQIHVNDEKNNKFVLPNNDDLRVDDFIVEDGSSDFDEDDIIRVEGGIKSSDDECDEKISNDFIEDTSLNVHKNSLGRKFSETEVRTEIREFIQLMKDAANKDEIAYSDGKVAISKLKMIDEVCKRVSMNNLSNYFISEGVLDVLSQWLSPFKDGTLPNLSIRNKILKLISNIPLGEEDITSTELGKTLCKLWKNSAETIENRQIIRTLIQRWVRLISKDRPSSLETIDKVPITPESLKSQIKSNNNESTSKKSSFHIEPRTARIPINTGYNFKVIPQNDNSSIEHNASTFTDKSIGNISINRSSRTRNRSKHAMKISLEGKGL; encoded by the coding sequence ATGGTTGAAACTAACGAATTCGACTCCGGAATATCTAACAATAGAACGAACAGAATTGGTGAATCAATTATAGATCTTGAATTAGTAACTTCAGAGCAATTTAATTCCAACACTTTTCCGGAAAAAGAACAAGAAACCAAAAACTTACATGAAGttaaaaggaaaaaaagaaagattaAAAAACATTTCACTCAAATTCATgtaaatgatgaaaaaaataacaaatttgTTCTTCCTAATAACGATGATTTGCGTGTTGATGACTTTATAGTTGAAGACGGGTCTTCTGATTTTGATGAGGATGATATTATTCGAGTCGAGGGAGGAATTAAATCATCAGACGATGAATGCGACGAGAAAATTAGCAATGACTTTATTGAAGACACAAGTTTGAATGTTCACAAAAATTCTCTTGGAAGGAAATTTTCTGAAACGGAAGTCCGTACTGAAATTAGGGAATTTATTCAACTAATGAAAGATGCAGCTAATAAGGATGAAATTGCTTATTCTGATGGAAAAGTTGCAATTTCAAAACTGAAAATGATTGATGAAGTTTGTAAAAGAGTATCGATGAATAACCTATCGAATTACTTTATTTCTGAGGGGGTGCTCGATGTTCTAAGTCAATGGCTTTCGCCTTTTAAAGACGGCACTCTTCCAAACCTATCAATAcgaaataaaattttaaaactAATAAGCAACATTCCTTTGGGAGAAGAAGATATAACCTCTACAGAATTAGGAAAAACTTTGTGTAAACTTTGGAAAAATTCTGCTGAGACCATTGAGAATAGACAAATTATAAGAACGCTAATACAACGCTGGGTGAGACTTATTTCTAAAGATAGGCCCTCATCCTTGGAAACAATTGATAAAGTTCCAATTACACCTGAAAGCCTGAAATCACAAATTAAATCTAACAATAATGAGTCAACTTCTAAAAAAAGTTCATTCCATATTGAACCCAGAACGGCGAGAATCCCAATTAATACTGGCTATAACTTCAAGGTAATCCCGCAAAACGATAACTCAAGTATAGAGCACAATGCAAGCACATTTACAGATAAGTCGATTGGAAATATTAGCATTAACAGAAGTAGTCGCACTAGGAACAGATCTAAGCATGCAATGAAAATTAGCCTTGAAGGCAAAGGACTCTAG
- a CDS encoding POZ domain protein that is fused to a MATH domain at its N-terminus → MPVINCSSTRLRTDLIDYIWTIEDFPLLRTLAMQRALPNHDRIISKKFGDQHNGTWFLTIFPAGVNCDGDMLSIYLFSYSEQIRIAQFEISLLDDKLNIIEGTTVSLSQPRIFNVHDSSWGWEDYMRIDIIDDTSLNDMSIKNSPSQAIPSPFGNDLGRTLSPDELIYFSDEGLDTYSVQNHLLDGSSEIKSSEDNILNWERTVLKYFIFGGAIRVKINIKSFKDFIHSDGSVMVPNFLSNRIATQDYLWLANDISKLSKECSDKLCEKVTLNCGTELFHVPKFALAARSKYFQNFFLSNFSDSNAKYFSIPVGDASPYILRNALDYILTGDCRLLSDENIKNWKEIIDLFRFSDKYGIKSLYNACVPAIIANINSESVWATMIIAKQCNSDKILKSVEHFFKTSGDFSLIVNALVGHILEYKNSIVKG, encoded by the coding sequence ATGCCTGTTATTAATTGCAGTTCAACACGTTTGAGAACTGACTTAATAGATTATATTTGGACGATTGAAGATTTTCCTTTACTAAGAACGCTCGCAATGCAGCGTGCATTGCCTAATCACGACAGAATAATAAGTAAAAAATTTGGTGATCAGCATAATGGAACTTGGTTTCTAACCATATTTCCTGCAGGAGTAAACTGCGATGGTGATATGCtatcaatttatttattttcatacTCTGAACAAATCAGGATTGCacaatttgaaatttctttattagaTGATAAGTTAAATATCATTGAGGGTACAACAGTCTCGCTTTCTCAACCTCGAATTTTCAATGTTCATGATTCAAGTTGGGGATGGGAGGATTATATGCGAATTGATATAATCGACGATACTAGTTTAAATGACATGagtattaaaaattctCCAAGTCAAGCAATTCCCTCCCCATTTGGGAATGACCTGGGAAGAACGCTATCACCagatgaattaatttatttttcgGATGAAGGCTTAGACACATATAGCGTTCAAAACCATTTATTAGATGGAAGCAGTGAAATAAAATCTTCTGAAGATAACATTTTGAATTGGGAGAGAACTGtacttaaatattttatttttggtgGTGCAATCCGtgtaaaaataaatatcaagtcatttaaagattttattCATTCAGATGGGAGCGTAATGGTTCCtaattttttatcaaaCAGAATTGCTACTCAAGATTATTTATGGCTTGCAAACGACATTTCCAAACTTTCTAAAGAGTGCTCAGATAAATTATGCGAAAAAGTTACACTAAATTGCGGTACCGAGCTCTTTCATGTCCCCAAGTTTGCACTTGCTGCTAGATCGAAGTACTTccagaatttttttttatcaaacTTCTCAGATTCAAATGCTAagtatttttcaattccaGTTGGCGATGCATCACCATATATTCTAAGAAATGCATTAGATTATATTTTAACTGGAGATTGCAGATTATTAAGTGATGAAAACATTAAAAACTGGAAGGAGATAATAGATTTATTCAGATTTTCAGACAAGTATGGAATTAAATCGTTGTACAATGCATGCGTGCCCGCAATTATTGCAAATATCAATTCAGAATCCGTATGGGCTACTATGATAATTGCAAAACAATGTAATTCAGataaaattcttaaatCAGTGGaacatttttttaagaCAAGTGGggatttttctttaattgtaAATGCTCTAGTTGGCCACATATTAGAATATAAAAACTCTATAGTTAAAGGCTAA